A single genomic interval of Nostoc commune NIES-4072 harbors:
- the ppk1 gene encoding polyphosphate kinase 1, whose product MAKSKKSANPINLNDPQYYLNRELSWLEFNARVLQEACDDRTPLLERLKFLGIFNSNLDEFFMVRVAGLKQQVEAKVSLLTPDGRTPQQQLDDIRSTLTPLVKKEHQHFEQVLRLLLVNHGIHILDYIDLNQKQRTHLNSYFEEQVFPVLTPLAVDPSHPFPFISNLSLNLAVVVKNPDTEEEFFARVKVPSVLPRFLPIPPELGDQKNDKPAHWTGVPLEQAIAHNLESLFPGMNIQEYHPFRITRDADLVLEEDEADDLLLAIEQELRKRRLGGSPVRLELQSQTPEIVRSRLLHDLELTESDLYEVDGLLGLRDLMYFMSLPLPEFKDPPRQSVVPLRLQRLREPNLDPDGLETDEGKDFFAVIREKDLLVHHPYQSFSATVVRFITHAAYDPNVLAIKMTLYRTSGDSPIVNALIAAAENGKQISVLVELKARFDEENNIYWAKRLERVGVHVVYGLVGLKTHSKTVMVVRREKDRIRRYVHIGTGNYNPKTARLYTDLGLFSCREELGADITDLFNFLTGYSLQKSYRELLVAPVNMRDRFLALIHREIENVQNGFSGRIVAKMNSLVDPQIIATLYEASRAGVQIDLIIRGVCCLRPGLKDISENIRIISIVGRFLEHSRIYYFHNNTQEEIYIGSADWMRRNLDRRVEVITPVKDPDIAKDLQEIMGIMLADNRQAWELQADGTYIQRRPYDDSPEANSQKILMNMALRSSGVASNLID is encoded by the coding sequence ATGGCAAAATCGAAGAAAAGCGCCAATCCCATCAATTTGAACGATCCACAATATTATCTTAACCGAGAGTTAAGCTGGCTAGAATTTAATGCCAGGGTATTACAGGAAGCCTGTGACGATCGCACACCCCTTCTGGAACGCTTAAAGTTTTTGGGAATTTTCAACTCTAATTTGGATGAGTTTTTCATGGTGCGGGTTGCTGGTTTAAAGCAACAAGTAGAAGCAAAAGTTAGCCTGTTGACTCCTGATGGTCGGACACCACAACAACAGTTAGACGATATTAGGTCTACCCTCACTCCTCTTGTAAAGAAAGAGCATCAACATTTTGAGCAAGTACTTCGTCTTCTACTAGTAAATCATGGCATCCATATTCTGGATTACATAGATTTGAATCAAAAACAACGGACTCATCTCAACAGTTATTTTGAGGAACAAGTCTTTCCAGTTTTGACTCCTCTGGCTGTTGATCCTAGCCATCCGTTTCCTTTTATTTCTAATCTCAGTCTGAATCTGGCTGTTGTGGTCAAAAACCCAGACACCGAAGAAGAATTCTTTGCCAGAGTTAAAGTCCCCAGTGTTCTCCCCCGATTTTTACCGATACCGCCGGAGTTGGGAGATCAGAAAAACGATAAACCTGCCCACTGGACTGGTGTACCTTTAGAACAAGCGATCGCTCATAACTTGGAATCTCTATTTCCAGGGATGAACATTCAAGAATATCATCCGTTCCGCATTACCCGTGATGCCGATTTGGTCTTAGAAGAAGATGAAGCAGATGATTTATTGTTAGCGATCGAACAGGAATTGCGAAAACGGCGCTTGGGCGGAAGTCCAGTCCGGTTAGAACTTCAATCCCAGACTCCTGAAATAGTGCGATCGCGATTATTGCATGATTTGGAATTAACAGAAAGCGATCTCTACGAAGTAGATGGTCTTTTGGGACTGCGGGATTTGATGTATTTTATGTCCTTGCCATTGCCAGAATTTAAAGATCCACCACGCCAATCTGTTGTACCATTACGTTTGCAAAGGCTCAGAGAACCGAATTTAGATCCAGATGGGCTGGAGACGGACGAAGGAAAAGACTTTTTTGCTGTAATTCGGGAAAAGGATTTGCTAGTACACCATCCCTATCAATCCTTTTCGGCTACAGTGGTGCGCTTTATTACCCATGCTGCCTACGATCCGAATGTTTTAGCCATCAAAATGACCCTTTACCGGACTTCTGGTGACTCGCCTATTGTCAACGCCTTAATTGCCGCCGCCGAAAATGGCAAACAGATATCCGTACTGGTGGAATTAAAGGCGCGATTTGATGAGGAGAATAATATTTACTGGGCAAAACGACTGGAAAGAGTAGGGGTTCATGTTGTCTATGGTTTAGTGGGACTGAAAACCCACAGTAAAACCGTCATGGTGGTACGGCGCGAAAAAGACCGGATACGCCGCTACGTGCATATTGGCACTGGTAATTATAACCCCAAAACGGCACGACTGTATACAGATTTGGGATTATTTAGTTGCCGTGAAGAATTAGGTGCTGATATCACAGATTTATTTAATTTCTTGACCGGATACTCCCTGCAAAAGTCTTATCGAGAGTTGCTGGTTGCACCTGTGAATATGCGCGATCGCTTTTTGGCACTAATTCACCGCGAAATCGAAAATGTTCAAAATGGATTTTCTGGACGCATTGTTGCCAAAATGAATTCTTTAGTCGATCCGCAAATTATCGCCACTTTATATGAAGCTTCTCGCGCTGGAGTGCAAATCGACTTAATTATCAGGGGCGTTTGCTGTTTGCGTCCAGGACTCAAAGACATTAGTGAAAACATTCGCATAATCAGCATTGTCGGTCGCTTTTTAGAACACTCTCGGATTTATTATTTTCACAACAATACACAGGAAGAAATCTATATCGGCAGTGCCGACTGGATGCGCCGTAATTTAGATCGCCGAGTGGAAGTAATTACCCCAGTCAAAGACCCAGATATTGCCAAAGATTTGCAAGAAATTATGGGAATTATGCTCGCAGATAATCGCCAAGCTTGGGAATTACAAGCCGATGGCACTTACATTCAACGGCGTCCTTATGATGATTCTCCAGAAGCTAATTCACAAAAAATTCTTATGAATATGGCATTACGCTCAAGTGGTGTAGCCTCAAACCTGATTGATTAA
- a CDS encoding carboxypeptidase regulatory-like domain-containing protein, with translation MLYQPSASPPPITIIQSENGSCKTQLDTRVSQEHKAFAGAIATPSPPETLPPEFSTYKPQHSCKVNNEKITASNITTENTLDFDTKQLSQQVVAQSITPSPAFQDSDISDIKSTLRNIKQTVQNNDVKKSISPDKEQNINNVIIPYPPSSDALKTSTNQNNPTPSFPINNILAEAKSLLLGVFINGQEVGSLEIIPDGGKLLIPLSDFAQIAGFTVENIDGGKTQLKTPLGVVTATESDLKKINGITYIRDTFLKEKLLTEIELKTSDLALNVDLPWRRGSGESKNQAIDLKPEVRPPSSGLSTFRQELNYYSNSGNTNWRSSSLLGGRLGGGAWRLRLENDFVKQPELSEYFYFKRSGRLLYQIGRQQIGLNPLATGLNLTGAQIGYTNLPVDRFNTNYTATELLPRRSQPVQTFRGVVPPASFVQLRVSGAVIAQQQVGLSGEYDFADVNLPTGQSNEIELFVFDRNNFSVPTEIRSLRLNASDLLLPAGGNVQLAGIGLTGNYIQNNLLDDFPSTQSGKLAGFYQIRQGISNNLTLESSAQLLADSTQAQAGFAWRLANPVILSANAGTSNGELGYAANLDIQLDRVQILGISELYPTGYFSSNDQSRDRKNNALDIRYKFSNNLSLGFIARSYQNQSDSSNYILPTFSFRPLSNLSFRGTPDYLGNYSFNAFYQPTKKSRLSFNSFGDVYTTDFGYNLSSNYLLSFGTESGGDLATRYTVGLNYNSPSISGLSWRLGLGYRDGEFGPVVGASMRIVPGLFASIDYQGIPSRNRNILGGIGDDRLTISLVSDLSFAGGRVSPAEYSSVTKDRGAIAGRMVVQGGRKGTDLGGGTINVYDNHGRSVGTAQIDAQGNFFIGNLREGVYVIALDPDELPIEVAVQKTSIVAEVAGAAVTQLDFPVRLEYGMAGRITDVSGQPIPNVEVELVDAQGKRVVSAMTDEFGLYRLDAVPVGNYTLRVPVQDGIANSNTLPKLEVAISKEFVYDQNLQLPIATAAKETQEKKETQEK, from the coding sequence ATGCTCTACCAACCTTCAGCATCTCCCCCACCAATTACAATTATACAGTCAGAGAATGGTTCTTGTAAAACGCAGTTAGATACCCGCGTTAGTCAAGAACATAAAGCATTTGCCGGAGCAATTGCAACTCCTTCACCACCAGAAACATTACCACCTGAGTTTTCCACATATAAACCACAGCATTCTTGCAAGGTAAACAATGAAAAAATTACAGCTAGTAACATAACTACTGAAAATACTTTAGATTTTGACACCAAGCAACTTAGTCAACAGGTTGTGGCTCAAAGTATCACACCCTCACCAGCCTTCCAGGATTCAGATATTAGTGACATCAAAAGTACTCTAAGAAATATCAAACAGACTGTTCAAAATAATGATGTAAAAAAATCGATTTCTCCTGATAAAGAACAAAATATTAACAATGTAATTATTCCATATCCTCCTAGCAGTGATGCTTTAAAAACTTCAACAAATCAGAATAATCCTACTCCTAGCTTTCCTATTAATAATATCTTAGCTGAAGCTAAAAGTTTATTGTTGGGAGTATTCATTAATGGACAGGAAGTTGGGAGTTTAGAAATTATTCCAGATGGAGGAAAGTTATTAATTCCACTGTCTGATTTTGCCCAAATTGCTGGATTTACGGTTGAAAATATTGATGGTGGCAAAACCCAACTAAAAACACCTTTAGGTGTAGTAACTGCTACAGAGTCAGACTTAAAAAAAATTAATGGTATTACTTATATTCGTGATACCTTCTTAAAAGAGAAATTACTTACTGAGATAGAGCTAAAAACTTCAGATTTAGCTTTGAATGTTGATTTACCTTGGCGCAGAGGTAGTGGAGAATCTAAAAATCAAGCAATTGACCTCAAGCCTGAAGTTAGACCTCCTAGCAGTGGTTTATCTACTTTCCGACAAGAGTTAAATTATTACAGTAATTCTGGTAATACAAACTGGCGTAGTTCTTCTCTTTTGGGTGGGCGTTTGGGAGGTGGAGCGTGGCGATTACGTTTAGAGAATGATTTTGTTAAGCAGCCCGAACTAAGTGAATATTTTTACTTTAAACGCTCAGGGCGACTGCTTTATCAAATAGGTCGCCAACAAATTGGGTTAAATCCTTTAGCTACTGGTCTCAATTTAACGGGAGCGCAGATTGGTTATACTAATCTACCTGTCGATAGGTTTAATACAAATTATACTGCAACTGAGCTTTTACCCAGACGTTCTCAGCCAGTACAAACATTTCGGGGTGTTGTCCCTCCAGCAAGTTTTGTCCAATTGAGAGTTAGCGGCGCAGTGATTGCTCAACAGCAAGTAGGACTAAGTGGAGAATACGACTTTGCTGATGTCAATTTGCCCACTGGTCAAAGTAATGAAATTGAACTGTTTGTATTTGACCGCAATAATTTCAGCGTACCTACAGAAATTCGTTCTTTAAGACTGAATGCTTCAGATTTATTGTTACCAGCCGGCGGTAATGTGCAGCTAGCCGGTATAGGATTAACTGGTAACTATATCCAAAATAATTTATTAGATGATTTTCCTTCGACTCAATCAGGCAAATTAGCTGGATTTTATCAAATACGTCAGGGTATTTCTAATAATTTAACGTTAGAAAGCTCTGCACAATTATTAGCTGATAGTACACAAGCGCAGGCAGGTTTTGCTTGGCGTTTGGCAAATCCTGTAATTTTATCAGCGAATGCTGGTACTTCTAATGGTGAGTTAGGTTATGCGGCTAATTTGGATATTCAGTTGGATCGGGTTCAAATTTTGGGAATTTCGGAATTATATCCAACAGGCTATTTTAGCAGCAACGATCAATCACGCGATCGCAAGAACAATGCTCTCGATATCAGATATAAATTCAGTAACAACCTTAGTCTAGGCTTTATTGCCCGCAGTTACCAAAACCAAAGTGATTCAAGTAATTACATTCTGCCGACTTTCTCATTCCGCCCATTGTCTAACTTGTCTTTTAGAGGTACACCAGATTATCTTGGCAACTATTCATTCAACGCCTTCTACCAACCAACAAAAAAAAGCAGACTATCTTTTAACTCTTTTGGTGATGTTTATACAACAGATTTTGGCTATAACCTGAGCAGTAATTATCTACTATCCTTCGGGACTGAATCTGGTGGTGATTTAGCTACTCGTTACACTGTAGGACTAAATTATAACTCTCCTAGCATTTCAGGTCTGAGTTGGCGGTTAGGACTAGGATATAGGGATGGAGAATTTGGGCCTGTTGTAGGCGCTAGTATGCGGATAGTACCAGGATTGTTCGCCTCAATTGATTATCAAGGCATCCCCTCTAGGAATAGAAACATTCTTGGTGGCATTGGGGACGATCGCCTGACCATATCCTTAGTATCAGATTTATCATTTGCTGGCGGTAGAGTGTCGCCGGCTGAATATAGCTCAGTTACCAAAGACAGAGGAGCGATCGCTGGACGAATGGTTGTTCAAGGTGGCAGGAAGGGTACAGACCTTGGTGGCGGTACTATCAATGTTTACGATAACCATGGCCGCAGTGTCGGTACAGCTCAAATAGACGCTCAAGGTAATTTCTTTATTGGTAACTTGCGAGAAGGTGTCTATGTAATTGCACTAGATCCAGACGAATTACCAATTGAAGTTGCTGTGCAGAAAACTTCTATAGTTGCGGAAGTAGCAGGTGCAGCTGTGACTCAATTAGATTTTCCCGTTAGATTAGAATATGGTATGGCAGGCAGAATTACTGATGTGTCAGGTCAGCCAATACCAAATGTGGAAGTAGAACTAGTTGATGCCCAAGGCAAACGAGTAGTATCAGCCATGACCGACGAATTCGGTCTTTATCGTCTAGACGCCGTTCCCGTTGGTAACTATACATTGCGCGTTCCTGTTCAAGATGGCATCGCCAACAGCAATACTTTACCAAAATTAGAAGTAGCAATTAGTAAAGAGTTTGTCTACGACCAAAATCTGCAATTACCCATTGCCACAGCTGCTAAAGAAACTCAGGAGAAAAAAGAAACTCAAGAAAAATAA
- a CDS encoding fimbrial biogenesis chaperone, with protein sequence MNYFIPLFKKSTGIVLGLIGSLALGIVPAKAINIGVTPPRFHIDMSKNTTRSQSIRVLNLDSKPVELKISVQSWVMNEQNQLQAVSPQEQSLEQWIVFTPSKFIVPPGGAQTIRFTIRPRVKPQAGEHRAVLYIEEVAKQNPASKGVDIVAKVGVAIYGYVGDIKRIGVLNAVKVDTKKDTLNAVFDISSQGNASVRLNGQYAIWPAAKYPGAEATKPIANLDKPGAKVNEPVADAGFLPATPVLPASRRQVLLPITKKLSPGNYVLDINGELNGVAIKKNIPFTVPINAPLANNTNTQTQPASQKLRNSLKNPQHRR encoded by the coding sequence ATGAATTATTTTATTCCATTGTTCAAAAAATCTACAGGTATTGTTTTAGGTTTAATTGGGTCGTTAGCTCTGGGTATAGTTCCAGCAAAAGCCATCAATATTGGTGTTACGCCTCCCAGATTTCACATAGATATGAGTAAAAACACAACCCGTTCTCAATCGATTCGGGTTTTGAACTTAGACTCTAAGCCCGTGGAACTGAAAATTTCTGTTCAATCATGGGTAATGAATGAACAGAATCAACTGCAAGCAGTTTCTCCCCAAGAACAATCATTAGAACAGTGGATTGTTTTCACTCCTTCTAAATTTATAGTTCCACCAGGGGGCGCTCAAACAATTCGTTTTACTATTCGTCCTAGAGTAAAGCCCCAAGCAGGTGAACACAGAGCAGTTCTTTATATTGAAGAAGTTGCAAAACAGAATCCAGCCTCTAAGGGTGTAGATATAGTTGCTAAGGTAGGAGTTGCAATTTACGGATATGTAGGCGATATCAAGAGAATTGGTGTGTTAAATGCTGTCAAGGTAGACACTAAAAAAGATACCCTGAATGCTGTTTTTGATATTTCTAGTCAGGGTAACGCATCTGTCAGACTCAATGGCCAATATGCTATTTGGCCAGCTGCTAAATATCCAGGTGCAGAAGCGACAAAACCCATAGCTAATTTAGATAAGCCAGGAGCAAAAGTTAACGAACCTGTAGCTGATGCAGGATTTTTACCTGCAACACCAGTTTTACCTGCTAGCCGTCGTCAAGTATTATTACCAATCACCAAAAAACTATCCCCTGGTAATTATGTCTTGGATATAAATGGGGAACTCAATGGTGTAGCTATTAAAAAAAACATCCCTTTTACAGTGCCAATTAATGCTCCACTGGCTAATAATACCAACACTCAAACTCAGCCTGCTTCTCAAAAATTAAGAAATTCTCTCAAAAATCCTCAGCATCGCAGATAA
- a CDS encoding pre-peptidase C-terminal domain-containing protein — MPTYSGFTDPGSTTATALNTATYIGGSLTSTSNTFQDSLNSSNDSSDFYKFTLSSSSIVNINLDGLGVGSDANLVLRNSAGSPITNSSTTGNVSETIRTSLTNSPSNTYYVQVYLTSGSANTTYTLSLSAETIQESGKLDNSTAQANTNNDIGTFSNSGSYTATDYVGSIGAVIDGDDYYKFTLSTSGTVNINLTNLTGNADLQLRNSSNSILQPTSTQLGTAPESINSVLAPGTYYIRVFPYSAVTNYNLGFSFTADAPDIAGNTLANAKSVTLNSTPITYSDLVNQGDTKDYYRFDLTSDALVDIKFTSLSADANLQLLNQGNSTLQSSNQTGLALDSIRLSLNSGTYYVLVTPGTTTTANYTLSLSATPIGTDQAPNGYTSAKNIGTLNNSQSFNEFVGNIDTDDYYKFNLNNNSQFNLNLSGLIDNADVQLLNSSGNAIQTFNQTGNTPEVVSTVLNAGTYYIRIFTLGLANTFYNLNVNASPQTKLLQVNPTGSSDPDNFTALSSTLYFTANDGTTGVQLWKSDGNTNTRLSNITGFNPSNLIVFNNKLYFTATDSTFGTELWESNGTSVTRVSDINSGSGNSNPGNLTIAGNQLFFSAIDSSNTRKLWVYNGTNLRLVDVNPGFATTNAVNSPSTFTTAFNNRLFFTAKNNSQVWSTDGTVAGTQVISTGGVTNSYARSLTVVGSNLYFTASDGTTGQEVWKYQSGTTASLVKDITPGNNGFAPTYLTAVGNTLYFVTDSDNDFNLELWKSDGTANGTLPINPNGDSPNIGFGSIYLTALGNTLYFVANDPDTGVELWSTDGTNANTVVVKDIWTGSNNSIPTSLVNFNGTLAFAASDGTNRELWFSDGTAINTRKVSNIYSTGIANPSKLTAVGTRLFFSATDGANGTELYVI, encoded by the coding sequence ATGCCAACTTATTCAGGATTCACCGATCCAGGAAGTACAACAGCCACAGCTTTAAATACTGCAACTTATATCGGTGGTTCTCTAACCAGTACAAGCAACACCTTTCAAGATTCTCTTAACTCTAGCAATGATTCAAGCGACTTCTATAAATTCACTCTTAGCAGTTCCAGCATCGTTAATATAAATTTGGATGGGTTAGGGGTAGGGAGTGATGCAAATTTAGTACTGAGAAACAGTGCAGGAAGTCCTATTACTAATTCGAGTACCACTGGTAATGTATCAGAAACTATTCGTACTAGTCTAACTAATTCACCTTCTAACACTTACTATGTGCAGGTTTACTTAACAAGCGGTTCGGCTAACACAACATATACGTTAAGTCTCTCCGCAGAAACAATCCAAGAATCTGGAAAGCTTGATAACTCAACTGCACAAGCAAACACCAACAACGACATAGGAACCTTTTCTAATAGTGGTAGCTACACTGCTACTGATTATGTGGGATCTATAGGCGCAGTTATAGATGGAGATGACTACTATAAATTCACATTAAGTACTAGTGGAACTGTTAATATCAACCTTACCAATTTAACTGGTAATGCTGATTTACAGTTACGAAACAGTTCCAACTCGATTCTTCAACCTACTAGCACTCAACTAGGAACCGCACCAGAATCAATTAATTCTGTGCTTGCTCCAGGTACTTACTATATCCGAGTCTTTCCATATTCAGCAGTAACTAACTATAACTTAGGTTTTTCTTTCACTGCCGACGCACCAGATATAGCAGGAAATACATTGGCAAATGCCAAGAGTGTAACCTTAAACTCTACCCCCATAACCTACTCTGATTTAGTTAACCAAGGTGACACTAAAGACTATTACCGCTTTGATTTGACATCTGATGCTTTAGTTGATATTAAGTTTACATCATTATCGGCAGATGCAAATCTACAACTCCTGAATCAAGGTAACAGTACTCTCCAAAGTTCCAACCAAACAGGATTAGCTCTAGATTCTATTAGACTCAGTTTAAATAGTGGAACATACTACGTCTTAGTGACTCCTGGTACAACTACAACAGCTAATTACACCCTCAGCTTATCTGCAACACCAATAGGAACAGATCAAGCTCCTAATGGTTATACATCAGCTAAGAATATCGGCACGTTAAATAACTCTCAGTCTTTCAATGAATTTGTTGGCAACATAGATACTGATGATTATTACAAGTTCAATCTCAACAATAACAGCCAATTCAATCTCAATCTTTCTGGTTTAATTGACAATGCAGATGTTCAATTGCTTAATAGCAGTGGTAACGCGATTCAAACATTCAATCAGACAGGGAATACGCCTGAAGTTGTCAGCACTGTACTCAATGCAGGGACATATTACATTCGTATTTTTACTTTAGGATTAGCCAACACCTTCTATAACTTGAATGTAAATGCAAGCCCTCAAACTAAACTACTTCAAGTCAATCCCACTGGCAGTTCTGACCCTGATAATTTTACAGCTTTGAGCAGTACTCTATACTTTACAGCTAATGATGGCACTACAGGTGTTCAATTATGGAAGAGTGATGGTAATACAAACACTCGCCTCTCTAATATCACTGGTTTCAACCCCAGTAATCTAATTGTTTTTAACAATAAGCTATACTTTACTGCCACTGATAGCACATTTGGTACAGAACTATGGGAGTCTAATGGTACATCTGTAACTAGGGTTAGTGATATTAATTCTGGTAGTGGTAATTCAAACCCAGGTAATTTAACCATTGCTGGAAACCAATTATTCTTCTCAGCAATTGATAGCAGTAATACTAGAAAACTTTGGGTATATAACGGTACGAATCTTAGGCTAGTTGATGTTAACCCTGGTTTTGCCACCACCAATGCAGTAAATAGTCCATCCACTTTTACTACCGCTTTTAATAATCGACTCTTTTTCACAGCTAAAAACAATAGCCAAGTTTGGTCAACTGATGGCACAGTAGCAGGTACACAAGTCATCAGCACAGGAGGAGTAACTAACTCCTACGCACGTAGCTTGACTGTAGTTGGCAGCAACTTGTACTTCACTGCTAGCGATGGTACAACTGGGCAGGAAGTCTGGAAATACCAGAGTGGTACAACAGCTAGCCTAGTAAAAGATATTACCCCTGGAAATAACGGGTTTGCACCAACATATCTGACAGCCGTTGGTAATACTTTGTACTTTGTTACAGATAGCGACAATGACTTTAATTTGGAACTGTGGAAGAGTGATGGCACAGCTAACGGAACCTTACCGATTAATCCGAATGGAGACTCACCTAACATCGGTTTCGGGTCAATTTATTTAACTGCTCTTGGCAATACTCTCTACTTTGTTGCAAATGATCCAGATACAGGTGTGGAACTCTGGAGTACAGATGGTACTAATGCCAACACAGTAGTAGTTAAAGATATTTGGACTGGCTCCAATAACAGCATTCCTACTAGTCTCGTCAATTTTAATGGCACCCTGGCTTTTGCTGCTTCTGATGGCACAAACAGGGAACTGTGGTTCAGTGACGGCACAGCTATCAATACACGCAAGGTTAGCAACATCTACTCTACAGGCATTGCTAACCCAAGTAAGCTGACTGCCGTTGGTACGCGACTGTTCTTCAGCGCCACAGACGGGGCTAATGGTACAGAGTTATACGTGATTTAA
- a CDS encoding sensor histidine kinase, with protein MFQATRRRLALWYTTVTAVLLLLFASGVYLYVRSTLIERIDDTLNHVVEIVERCLTTSPCASTLIFEPINADADKFRINLDASFRDNTDTVEDDHIDLEWFSPTGELLWSTLSEPLNIPIHANRTGETVRVVKGESENSKLKTRLIASLPSPLLLRQVTQRVELGRQVLGYLRVSHPWFEVTKPSRQLIFDLALGIGLMVFSVGASGWFLSGKAMEPVGESYQRLKQFTADASHELRSPITLIQTNVQVALADLDLVETEATTSLQYRQQLKVVERLTQRLGKLVNDLLFLARQDSGISKDTFSPCPLDALLMEVVEEQQLLLPEKKIALSLDLVDPPVSETSPELLENWFTLVGNWDQLVRLFTNLIANALHYTPAGGRVKVELARIEGINRVSGLRYTSAQLQVKVSDTGVGIPAEALPRLFDRFYRVDPARTHTTGNIATASATGSGLGLAIAQAIVEHHQGHIQVESTQGVGTTFTVTLPITLES; from the coding sequence ATGTTTCAAGCTACTCGTCGCCGTCTCGCCCTTTGGTATACTACTGTCACTGCTGTATTACTGCTACTGTTTGCCAGTGGCGTTTATTTATACGTCCGCAGTACACTGATTGAGCGGATTGACGATACCCTTAATCATGTAGTGGAAATAGTGGAGCGTTGTCTCACAACAAGCCCTTGTGCGTCTACACTCATATTTGAGCCAATTAATGCTGATGCAGATAAATTTCGCATTAATTTAGATGCCAGTTTTCGTGATAATACCGATACTGTAGAAGATGACCACATCGACCTAGAATGGTTTAGTCCGACTGGTGAATTACTTTGGTCAACGCTATCCGAACCCTTAAATATTCCCATTCATGCCAACCGCACTGGTGAAACTGTGCGCGTAGTTAAAGGAGAGAGTGAAAATTCAAAATTAAAGACGCGATTAATCGCGTCTCTACCGTCACCATTGTTATTACGGCAAGTTACCCAACGGGTGGAATTAGGGCGGCAAGTATTAGGATATCTGCGTGTTAGTCATCCCTGGTTTGAAGTTACTAAACCCAGTCGCCAGCTAATTTTTGATTTGGCGCTAGGTATTGGTTTAATGGTGTTTTCTGTGGGCGCAAGTGGCTGGTTTCTTTCGGGTAAAGCGATGGAACCTGTAGGTGAATCTTACCAACGCCTCAAACAATTTACTGCTGATGCTTCTCATGAACTTAGAAGTCCCATTACTTTGATTCAAACTAATGTGCAAGTGGCTCTTGCTGACTTGGATTTGGTAGAGACAGAAGCGACTACTTCTTTGCAGTATCGGCAACAATTAAAGGTGGTGGAACGGTTAACGCAGCGTTTGGGTAAGTTAGTTAATGACTTACTGTTCTTAGCACGACAGGATAGTGGTATTAGCAAAGATACTTTTTCACCTTGTCCGCTTGATGCCTTGCTGATGGAGGTGGTTGAAGAACAACAATTGTTACTCCCTGAAAAAAAAATCGCTCTTTCTCTAGACTTAGTTGATCCTCCTGTCTCCGAAACTAGCCCGGAATTACTGGAAAATTGGTTTACCCTTGTGGGTAATTGGGATCAACTGGTGCGGCTGTTCACAAATTTAATTGCTAATGCTTTGCATTACACTCCAGCAGGTGGACGGGTGAAAGTGGAATTAGCGCGGATAGAAGGAATAAATCGCGTTTCTGGACTACGTTATACCAGCGCCCAGTTGCAAGTTAAAGTGAGTGATACCGGTGTTGGAATTCCAGCAGAAGCACTACCACGCTTGTTTGATCGGTTTTACCGGGTAGACCCGGCACGGACTCATACAACTGGGAATATAGCTACAGCCAGTGCTACTGGTTCAGGATTGGGATTGGCGATCGCTCAAGCTATTGTCGAACATCACCAGGGTCATATTCAAGTTGAAAGCACTCAAGGCGTTGGCACTACTTTCACTGTCACTTTACCAATAACTCTTGAGTCTTAA